A DNA window from Nitrospira sp. contains the following coding sequences:
- a CDS encoding Glycotrans2-like domain-containing protein (MaGe:77308646) yields MDLSIAIISYNTRELLLVCLQSVQDKTADVKYEVIVVDNASRDGSADAVRKRCPRVTVIANAENAGFAKACNQAAAVSSGRYLLLLNSDTVMQAGTLRAMAACLEQHLDIGAVSCLQRNERGQALRSCFPFPSIRDHLRHSEHVPALMKRLAGASSPMDLMRSQDVDWANGACFMIRKAVFDRLGGLDERFFMYFEDVDLCRRVWQLGYRVRHVADAEVVHLLGRSSLTSRARLNVQWELSRICYVEKHFAQPRRLLMKAWIALGVGRKLLAAACSHAADRRQRMETLKAMLRRVWLGHDETNHAPLCPVGLRG; encoded by the coding sequence ATGGATCTGTCGATCGCCATCATCAGCTATAACACGCGGGAGTTGCTGCTGGTTTGTCTGCAATCGGTGCAAGACAAGACCGCTGATGTGAAGTACGAAGTGATCGTGGTGGATAACGCGTCGCGCGATGGGAGCGCGGATGCGGTTCGGAAGCGGTGTCCCCGCGTGACGGTGATCGCGAACGCCGAGAATGCCGGATTTGCGAAGGCCTGCAACCAGGCGGCCGCTGTGAGTTCTGGGCGATATCTTTTGTTGCTGAACAGCGACACGGTAATGCAGGCCGGTACGTTGCGGGCGATGGCGGCCTGTCTGGAGCAGCACCTGGATATCGGGGCGGTGAGTTGCCTACAACGCAATGAGCGGGGCCAGGCCTTGCGATCTTGCTTTCCATTTCCATCGATACGCGATCATCTCCGTCATTCGGAGCATGTGCCCGCGCTCATGAAGCGGCTGGCTGGGGCCTCCTCACCGATGGATCTGATGCGGTCGCAGGATGTCGACTGGGCGAACGGCGCCTGTTTCATGATCCGCAAAGCGGTGTTCGACCGGTTGGGCGGGTTGGATGAACGGTTCTTTATGTATTTCGAAGACGTCGATCTGTGCCGCCGTGTCTGGCAACTCGGGTACCGGGTACGGCATGTGGCCGATGCCGAGGTCGTGCATCTTCTCGGCCGGAGCAGCCTCACGAGCCGGGCTCGGTTGAATGTGCAATGGGAACTCAGCCGCATTTGCTATGTGGAAAAGCATTTCGCGCAGCCGAGACGCTTGTTGATGAAGGCCTGGATCGCTCTGGGAGTTGGGCGGAAGTTGCTGGCGGCGGCCTGTTCTCATGCGGCCGATCGGCGACAGCGGATGGAGACACTGAAGGCCATGTTGCGACGGGTTTGGCTGGGACATGACGAAACCAATCATGCGCCGTTGTGCCCGGTTGGACTGCGAGGATAA